One segment of Pasteurella skyensis DNA contains the following:
- a CDS encoding ubiquinone biosynthesis accessory factor UbiJ: protein MLEELKQQLMLPQFVIAGIEGFFNGLIQRSPHCLTTLKKLQNSTLKIVLLQPAVNVVILFSNTQTNWLINYEDTPDCSITVHSSALLKLKDKEQLTKLINEQRVVLEGDIQVLQYFVQLLDELEKDPAELLSPLMGYVMAQSTTDVAKFIVNKVKQQNTQVSKYLVDNLMNEYPVLVHQLEIANFCDQVTAIVKDVERLERKMANF, encoded by the coding sequence ATGTTAGAAGAACTTAAACAACAATTAATGTTGCCACAGTTTGTCATTGCAGGCATAGAAGGTTTTTTTAATGGTTTAATTCAGCGTTCACCACATTGTTTAACTACGTTAAAGAAACTACAGAATAGTACGCTTAAGATTGTATTATTACAGCCCGCTGTGAATGTAGTGATTTTGTTTAGTAACACACAAACAAATTGGCTTATCAATTATGAGGATACACCTGATTGCAGTATTACAGTTCATAGTTCTGCCCTGTTGAAGTTAAAGGATAAGGAACAGTTAACAAAATTAATTAATGAACAACGTGTAGTTTTAGAAGGTGATATCCAAGTATTACAGTATTTTGTACAGTTACTTGATGAATTAGAAAAGGACCCTGCTGAGTTACTTTCTCCATTAATGGGCTATGTGATGGCACAGAGCACAACAGATGTGGCGAAATTTATTGTAAATAAAGTAAAGCAACAAAATACACAAGTAAGTAAATACTTAGTAGATAATTTAATGAATGAATATCCTGTTTTAGTGCATCAGTTAGAAATTGCAAATTTTTGCGATCAAGTGACCGCTATCGTAAAAGATGTGGAGAGATTAGAAAGAAAAATGGCGAACTTTTAA
- a CDS encoding BCCT family transporter, which produces MKQKKYHDKYSIHNTDYEIGQDNIQKWGFDIHNAVFGISAGLIILFLAVVLLSDPHTAKEVLDGIKWKIIGNFDSLFIIAGNVFVVFCLVLIVLPQGKIRLGGIDAKPEHSRISWFAMLFAAGMGIGLMFWSVAEPVAYYTGWYKTPLNVIANTPEAADLAMGATMYHWGLHPWAAYALVALSLSFFAYNKGLPLSIRSVFYPLLGERTWGWIGHVIDILAVVATLFGLATSLGLGAQQAASGMHHVFGLENSMSLQIIVIIGVTAVAVYSVVKGIDGGVKLLSNINMGIAVALLVFVAVLNIGIVADVLPRTLTSYVKNIIPLSNPFGREDEAWFQGWTVFYWAWWFSWSPFVGMFIARVSRGRTIREFLLAVLIVPTLVTLVWMSTFGGIALDQVVNKIGVLGQDGLKDVSLAMFQMFDVLNFSSILSVVGIILVLIFFVTSSDSGSLVIDSITAGGKMDAPVPQRIFWATIEGAVAAALMWVGGTEAIQALQAGAISTALPFTIILLLMCVSLVMGLRTERYK; this is translated from the coding sequence ATGAAACAAAAAAAATACCACGATAAGTATAGTATTCACAATACTGACTACGAAATCGGACAAGATAATATTCAAAAATGGGGCTTTGATATTCACAATGCTGTTTTCGGTATTAGTGCAGGACTCATTATTCTTTTTCTTGCAGTAGTCTTACTCTCAGACCCTCATACTGCGAAAGAAGTATTAGATGGAATAAAATGGAAAATCATAGGCAATTTCGATAGTTTATTTATTATAGCTGGAAATGTTTTTGTTGTTTTCTGTTTGGTTCTAATAGTTCTGCCACAAGGAAAAATTCGTTTGGGTGGGATAGATGCCAAACCTGAGCACTCTCGTATATCTTGGTTTGCAATGCTATTTGCGGCAGGAATGGGGATTGGTTTAATGTTCTGGAGTGTTGCAGAACCTGTTGCCTATTATACTGGATGGTATAAAACTCCATTAAATGTAATTGCGAACACCCCTGAAGCAGCAGATTTAGCAATGGGAGCAACAATGTATCATTGGGGCTTACACCCTTGGGCAGCTTACGCTTTAGTGGCACTTTCTCTCTCATTTTTTGCTTACAATAAAGGTTTACCACTTTCTATCCGCTCAGTATTCTATCCATTATTAGGAGAAAGAACTTGGGGGTGGATTGGGCATGTCATTGATATTCTTGCAGTTGTTGCTACCTTATTTGGGTTGGCAACCTCATTAGGATTAGGTGCTCAACAAGCTGCGAGTGGTATGCATCACGTATTTGGCTTAGAAAATTCAATGAGCCTACAAATTATTGTCATTATTGGTGTAACAGCTGTTGCTGTGTACTCTGTAGTAAAAGGCATTGATGGGGGCGTTAAATTATTGAGTAACATCAATATGGGTATTGCAGTGGCATTATTAGTGTTTGTTGCGGTTTTAAATATTGGTATTGTTGCGGATGTTTTACCTAGAACATTAACCTCTTATGTAAAAAATATCATTCCATTAAGTAATCCTTTTGGGCGTGAAGATGAAGCTTGGTTCCAAGGTTGGACTGTATTCTATTGGGCATGGTGGTTCTCTTGGTCTCCATTCGTTGGTATGTTTATAGCACGAGTATCAAGAGGACGTACTATTCGTGAGTTCTTACTTGCAGTGCTAATTGTTCCAACATTAGTCACCTTAGTTTGGATGTCAACTTTTGGTGGTATCGCACTCGATCAAGTGGTAAATAAAATAGGCGTATTAGGTCAAGATGGCTTAAAAGATGTCTCTCTTGCTATGTTCCAAATGTTTGATGTACTTAATTTCTCTAGCATACTTTCTGTTGTAGGAATCATTTTAGTATTAATCTTCTTCGTGACCTCATCAGATTCTGGTTCATTGGTAATTGATAGTATCACGGCTGGTGGAAAAATGGATGCACCAGTTCCACAACGTATTTTCTGGGCAACAATTGAAGGCGCAGTTGCTGCTGCATTAATGTGGGTTGGTGGTACAGAAGCTATTCAAGCGCTACAAGCAGGTGCAATCTCAACGGCATTACCATTCACCATCATATTATTGTTAATGTGTGTGAGCTTAGTAATGGGATTACGAACAGAACGTTATAAATAA
- the thrC gene encoding threonine synthase gives MNLYNIKHPEENVNFAQAVRQGLGKNQGLFFPEILPNLENMDELLAMPLVERSQYILRTIIGDELSEETLNTVVKNAFTFPAPLEKVTNNIYALELFHGPTLAFKDFGGRFMAQALKAVTSDQKITILTATSGDTGAAVAHAFYGLENIEVVILYPKGKISPLQEKLFCTLGKNIRTVAIKGDFDDCQALVKQAFDDENLRKTIGLNSANSINISRLLAQICYYFEAVSQLPKEKRNNLVVSVPSGNFGNLTAGLIAKSLGLPIKRFIASTNSNDTVPRYLQSGQWQPNPTVATLSNAMDVSRPNNWPRVEELFKRNNWSLKELSSGMLTDSQTEQSLQAMNELGYLCEPHGAIAYQMLANQLAEDETGIFLCTAHPAKFKESVDRILNIDLPLPEALDKHNKMPLLSDEMNNDFSQLKHYLLKE, from the coding sequence ATGAACTTATACAACATCAAACACCCAGAAGAAAACGTTAATTTTGCACAAGCCGTACGTCAAGGTTTAGGTAAAAATCAAGGGTTATTTTTCCCTGAGATTCTACCAAATTTAGAAAATATGGATGAACTGTTAGCAATGCCATTAGTTGAGCGTAGTCAATATATTTTACGAACCATTATTGGGGATGAATTATCAGAAGAAACGTTAAATACTGTAGTAAAAAATGCCTTTACTTTCCCTGCTCCATTAGAAAAGGTAACGAATAATATTTATGCATTAGAATTGTTTCACGGACCTACTCTTGCCTTTAAAGATTTTGGTGGACGTTTTATGGCACAAGCCTTGAAAGCGGTCACTTCTGATCAAAAAATTACGATTTTAACCGCAACCTCTGGTGATACTGGAGCAGCCGTAGCACACGCTTTTTATGGATTAGAAAATATTGAGGTTGTGATTTTATATCCAAAAGGAAAAATCAGTCCATTACAAGAAAAATTATTCTGCACGTTAGGTAAAAATATTCGTACCGTTGCAATCAAGGGCGATTTTGATGATTGCCAAGCTTTAGTAAAACAGGCTTTTGATGATGAAAATTTACGTAAAACCATTGGTTTAAATTCAGCCAACTCCATCAATATTAGCCGTTTACTTGCTCAAATTTGTTACTATTTTGAAGCTGTTTCCCAACTTCCAAAAGAGAAAAGGAATAATCTTGTAGTGTCTGTGCCAAGTGGTAACTTTGGTAATTTAACAGCAGGGTTAATTGCAAAAAGTTTAGGTTTGCCAATTAAACGTTTTATTGCATCAACCAATAGCAATGACACTGTACCTCGTTACTTACAATCTGGACAATGGCAACCTAATCCAACAGTTGCAACTCTTTCTAATGCAATGGACGTAAGTCGTCCAAATAACTGGCCTCGTGTAGAAGAGTTGTTTAAACGTAATAATTGGTCACTTAAAGAGTTATCTTCTGGGATGTTAACCGATTCTCAAACAGAGCAAAGTTTACAAGCAATGAATGAGTTAGGTTATTTATGCGAGCCGCACGGTGCCATTGCTTATCAAATGTTAGCAAATCAATTAGCAGAAGACGAAACAGGTATTTTCCTTTGCACTGCTCATCCAGCTAAATTTAAAGAGAGTGTTGATCGTATTTTAAATATTGATCTTCCATTACCTGAAGCATTGGATAAGCATAATAAAATGCCATTATTGTCTGATGAAATGAACAACGACTTTTCTCAATTAAAACACTATTTATTAAAAGAATAA
- the ffh gene encoding signal recognition particle protein, with protein sequence MFENLSDRLSQTLKNISGKGRLTEDNIKDTLREVRMALLEADVALPVVREFINKVKERGIGAEVNKSLTPGQEFIKIVQAELEIAMGEANEALDLASQPPAVILMAGLQGAGKTTSVGKLSKFLKEKHKKKVLVVSADVYRPAAIKQLQTLANDLDVAFFPSETTQKPTEIASAALKYAKLNFFDVLIVDTAGRLHVDSEMMDEIKQIHQVLNPVETLFTVDAMTGQDAANTAKAFNETLPLTGVILTKVDGDARGGAALSIRQITGKPIKFLGVGEKTDALEPFHPDRIASRILGMGDVLSLIEDLEKTVDREKAEKMAKKFKKGDAFTLEDFREQLIEMKKMGGMMSMLDKLPGAKNLPAHVKNQVDDKMFHKMEAIINSMTLKERANPAIIKGSRRKRIAMGSGTKVQDVNKLLKQFDDMQRMMKKMRKGGMSKMMRGMQGMMGGAGGMFGGRR encoded by the coding sequence ATGTTTGAAAATTTATCCGATAGACTTTCCCAAACTCTTAAAAATATCAGTGGCAAAGGGCGTTTAACAGAAGACAATATTAAAGATACGCTTCGAGAAGTGCGAATGGCATTACTTGAGGCTGATGTCGCTTTACCTGTGGTACGTGAATTCATCAATAAGGTAAAAGAACGAGGTATTGGTGCGGAGGTTAATAAAAGTCTCACACCAGGGCAAGAGTTTATTAAAATTGTTCAGGCTGAGCTTGAAATTGCAATGGGTGAAGCGAATGAGGCTTTAGATCTTGCTAGCCAACCACCTGCGGTTATTTTAATGGCAGGTTTACAGGGGGCAGGTAAAACAACCTCTGTAGGTAAATTATCTAAATTTTTAAAAGAGAAACATAAGAAAAAAGTATTAGTAGTATCTGCTGATGTGTATCGTCCAGCGGCGATTAAACAACTACAAACCCTTGCGAATGATCTAGATGTTGCTTTCTTTCCAAGTGAAACCACACAAAAACCAACAGAGATTGCCAGTGCGGCTTTAAAATACGCTAAATTAAACTTTTTTGATGTGTTGATTGTGGATACTGCAGGGCGTTTACACGTTGATAGCGAAATGATGGATGAAATTAAACAAATTCATCAAGTATTAAACCCTGTGGAAACACTCTTTACAGTGGATGCAATGACAGGGCAAGATGCTGCTAATACAGCTAAAGCCTTTAATGAAACCTTACCTTTAACAGGGGTTATCTTAACCAAAGTCGATGGTGATGCTCGTGGTGGTGCGGCGTTATCTATTCGTCAAATTACAGGTAAACCTATTAAATTCTTAGGGGTAGGTGAAAAAACCGATGCTTTAGAGCCATTCCATCCTGATCGTATTGCTTCTCGTATTTTAGGAATGGGCGATGTACTTTCTCTAATCGAAGATTTAGAAAAAACAGTCGATCGTGAGAAAGCGGAAAAAATGGCGAAAAAATTCAAAAAAGGTGATGCTTTTACCCTTGAAGATTTTCGTGAACAGCTCATTGAAATGAAAAAAATGGGCGGAATGATGTCAATGCTTGATAAATTACCAGGTGCAAAAAATTTACCTGCTCACGTAAAAAATCAAGTTGATGATAAAATGTTCCACAAAATGGAAGCCATTATTAATTCAATGACCTTAAAGGAACGTGCTAATCCTGCAATTATCAAAGGTTCTCGTCGTAAGCGTATTGCAATGGGATCAGGTACTAAGGTACAAGATGTCAATAAACTTTTAAAGCAGTTTGATGATATGCAGCGAATGATGAAAAAAATGCGAAAAGGTGGAATGAGTAAAATGATGCGTGGTATGCAAGGAATGATGGGCGGTGCTGGTGGAATGTTTGGTGGACGTCGTTAG